The genomic interval CAGGGTCTCCACAGCACAGAACTGGGCCTTCTGAATCTCAGCCCGTGGCTCTTTCTGCTGCACTGACAGTCCCATGATCCAGGGGTCCTCATGGGGGATCCATGAGGAGTTGGTGCCTCGTGGGAGCAGGAAAGGAAGGCACACCCACCCTCCCTCTGTGGCTGGCTGCTCAGGCCTCACTGGtggggcagaggagaggagcAATTTCTGCTCGCGGGCATAAACAGAGCTTTCAGGCTGGGCTCTGGGCTGTTTGGGGCTCCCAGGAACGACGCAGCCCTGGCCTTTCTGGGGAGGGTCCTCAGATCCTGGCCAGGGTTGGGGGGAAGGAATCTATTTATCCTGGAGGTCTGTGGGCTAGACCTTCCTGGGGAGGGGACGGTGCAGGCCGTCATGGCTCGTCACGTAAGTCTGGGGTCCACATCCTTGATGTGAGACCTGGCATGCGTATCCTCCCCAACTTATgccggggatgggggtggggaggttcaGTGAACCTGCCTCCAGAGTGCCTGGGAAGTGGCAGGTACTTAatcatttccccttccttctcttctgtcaCCAAGGTGAGGCCAGCATGTGTCCCTCCTCCAGGGGTAGGGTGACCCCAGCCTGAAGAGCAGAGCAGAGTAGCAAGTAGCGGGTGGGCTGTGAGTGCAGACAGCCCGCCACCTGCCAGCTGTGTCCCCCACAAGttgtttaacttctctgggctccGGGTCCTCACCTGAGAAATGGGGATGATGACTGCAGAGATGGTGGGAGGTCCCATCAGGGGCTGAGAGCGTGTCCGTGGAGCAGTTGGCAGCGTCCTAGCCTAGATACGGGTGAGCTGCGACAGCCATCAGTACTTAGCACTGGCACACTCGGTATGGCTGGGCTCTGTCAGGTGATCAGCCATTCAAGAAGCAactctggggctcccctggtggcgcagtggttgagagtccgcctgcagatgcagggcacacgggttcgtgccccggtccgggaagatcccacatgcctcggagcggctgggcccgtgagccatggccgctgagcctgcgcgtccagagcacacggaagaggccacaacagtgagaggcccgcataccacacacacacacaaaaaaaacaaaacaacaaaaaaaaaaaaaaaaaaaagaagcaactcTGAAATGGGGAAAACTGGCCCAGGGCCTCACACCCCAGAAGCTCTAGGTGTCTAGAGGACCCCTACATCATGGGGAGTCCTTGGGGGTTGAGTGGCTCCAGGCTGTTGAGTTCTTGGTGGCTCTGGAATCGGGAGCTGGGGGGGTTAGGATGCTCACCAGAGCTCTGGGGCACCCAGGGCCTGGGAGAGCCGCCAGAGGCTGAGGCCGAGGGTGGGGCCTGGGTGGCCCAGCTCCCGCCCCAAATATGGCTGTGGGGAGGCCACAGCGGCCCTGACCAGACAGGCCCAGACTAGACAGGCGCTGAGTCTCTCAGCAGACGGCACTGCTCTGCCTCTCCCCCAGCTTTACTGTGTCCCAAGCCGGGCCTTTGCCCCCTGCCTGGGATGCTAGAGTCCTCACCTGGCCCGGCCATGCCCTTGCTGGGTGACCCCGCTGGGTCTCTctacttctctgagcttctgttttttCCATGCATGAGAACTGCGACCTCCATCCTGGGACTCTTGGAGGGTGGGAGCTCCAGGTCAGAATCACTGTTTGTGGTCCATGGGCTCTGGCACGGTGGGGCTGGGTGTCTGGTAACTGTCTGCCCCACATACCCCCGGGGAGGGGGCAAACAGAGCACATCTAGCCCCACCGTGTACCCAGCCCTGGCAGGGCGTGAGCAAGACTGCCCCCAGCAATCAGACCTCAGTTCCCGGTGCCCTTCGCACTTTGTGTGCACTGCCTGGTTCATCCTCAGATGCACGCTCTGGGGAAGTATCGTCCCCATTTGTCAGGTGAGCAGATTGAGGCAGGACTGCAGCCCCTCcacgctggggagtggctgcagtggctgtCCTGGGCAGGAGCCAGCTCACGTAACTGGAGAGGGCAGAGTGGGGGCCGGGGGCACCCAGGAAGAAAGGTAGGTGGAAAGGTATCTGCTGGGGGGGTGGAGAGCACAAGGGCCTAGCCTTTCCTTGGAAGCTTTGTGGGGTCCCTTCCTGGGTGTGTGTGAAGAGTACAGTCAGGGCTGCACCCCGACCCAGTCCTCACCAGCCCAAATGGCGGGAGTAGGTGCCTGGCAGCCCAGGCCCTCCACAAGGGGGCAGGAGGCGGTAGGAGGCCTTGGAATCAGCATCTGGATGCCAGTCAGCCTGTGCCAAAGGGCCCTGCTGCGTGACGGCCTCAGCTTGGCCATCGACACGGCCGGCTGGGGTCAAGTGAGGGTGCGCTGACCGTCCACACCTCTGACCATAGGCCACCAGAACCCAAGGCTTGAGCAGGTCCCTGCATCCTCTCTCCTGCACAGGATGCCCACCGCCGCCACCCGGTGAGAAGGGGTCCACAGCCCTGGCGTGAAGCTCCTCCCAGCAGCCCGGCATCTGCCCCGACTGCCCAGGAGGCCCCTCAGCCTGCCGCCGGCCCCAGACCTCCCCGCTGCGGCGTGCCTGACCCGCTGGATGGGCCGAGTGCCCACAACCGACAAAAGCGGTTCGTGCTGTCGGGCGGGCGCTGGGAAAAGACGGACCTCACCTACAGGTAGGGCCAGGGGCTGCAAGCAGGCTCTCGCCCTCCACCTACCGCCCTCACCCTGCTTCTTGAGACACACTTGTGCCAGATCCCCATGGTAACAGGCTGGTGTATCCACTGGCCTCTGAGCCCCCTGGGTCAACACCCCAAACCCACACTTAGATGCCCACACAGATGGTACCCCCTGTACCCATGCCCTCCCTCAGCAGAGGAGTCTCAGCACATGCCTGGTCACACCGTAGACATGTGGGGACACAGCCTTCAGTCAGCCAGGCAGCCTCTGTGGGGATGCACTAAGGGCCAGGTCCTGGGATTCTGTGGTGAATGAGGCAGACATGGCCCCTCCTCTCAGCGAGCTAGGTGTTATCCACACCGGGTTCATATCTATCGCTGCAACTTGGGATCCGAGCAGGTAGGGAGCAACAGTGGCAGGACAGGTAATAGCTCAGGTGACCTGAGGCCCCTCAGGGTGATGCAGCGGGGCTCATCCTGGGAGAGAAGGTGTGAATACTGGTGTGGTGCCCCGAGGCATTGGAGCCGAGACTGCTGGGGGCTCCGGAAATGTCCTGGGTGGGGAGCTGGGAACCAGGAGGGGGCAGGTTTAGGGCCCAAGGTCTCCCCACAGTGAGCGGTATAGTCAGGTCTAGAAGGTGGGCCTCGGGGCTCCTGGTCCTGTGTTCTTTCCACCCAATGCAGATACTCATGGGCACCTGAGGACACAAACCCACACAAAGATGTGCCCATGTGGCAGAGGGACTGGTGTGCCACACCTGAGGCCCAGGGCACACCTGGCCTGTGTCGTGCATGCCTGCTCCCCCACTGAGCAGCATCCAGGGGCAACTCCTGGCCCAACAGCCATCAGGGGCTGATGCTGCCCCATGAGCCAGGTCCAGGCCCCTGCTCCTCCCCCAGGATCCTCCGGTTCCCATGGCAGCTGGTGCGGGAACAGGTGCGGCAGACGGTGGCAGAGGCCCTACAGGTATGGAGTGATGTGACGCCACTCACCTTTACCGAGGTGCACGAGGGCCACGCTGACATCATGATCGACTTCACCAGGTGAGCCAGTGGCCGGGGACCCCTCTAGGAAtgagccccacccatcagcagccACTGACTCTGCCCCCACTCCCCTGCAGGTACTGGCATGGGGACAACCTGCCATTTGATGGACCTGGGGGCATCCTGGCCCACGCCTTCTTCCCCAAGACCCACCGAGAAGGGGATGTCCACTTCGACTATGACGAGACCTGGACAATCGGGGACAACCAGGGTATGGGCTGGGGACCCACTTTCCAGATGGGGCTACTGAACATCATAGAGAATGGGGACTTGCCGAGGTCCCTGAGCTGGGCCCGCAGCTCAGTGTCTTGCTGCAGGAGCTTGGGGATTGCTGGGCTATCTCCCTTTTCCAGGCACAGACCTCCTGCAGGTGGCAGCCCATGAATTTGGCCATGTGCTCGGGCTGCAGCACACGACAGCTGCTAAGGCCCTCATGTCCCCTTTCTACACCTTCCGATACCCGCTGAGCCTCAGCCCGGATGACCGCAGGGGCATCCAGCACCTCTACGGCCGGCCTCGACTAGCCCCCACCTCTAGGCCCCCAGACCTGGGCCCCGGGGCCGGGGTGGACACCAACGAGATTGCACCACTGGAGGTGAGGCCCAGGAGGGTGGGGAGTCAGGAGGTGAGGCCCTGCTTCCAGCCCCGACCCCCACTGCTGGCCTCTGTGGCTCCAGTGCAGGCTCTTTTTGACCCTTCTCTCCTACCCCAGCCAGATGCCCCACCAGATGCCTGCCAGGTCTCCTTTGATGCGGTCGCCACCATCCGCGGCGAACTCTTCTTCTTCAAGGCAGGCTTTGTATGGCGGCTGCGCGGGGGCCAGCTGCAGCCCGGCTACCCTGCGCTGGCCTCGCGCCACTGGCAGGGGCTGCCCACCTCCGTGGATGCAGCCTTCGAGGATGCCCAGGGCCACATCTGGTTCTTCCAAGGTGAGTGGGGGCTGGAGGTCACACTTCAGGAATATCATGGTCAAGGGTAGGGACAGACGGCAGACATGATGAACAGATGGAGTGTGCCTCGAACTCTTGGGGCCAAGGAAGAGTATGGCTCACTCCTCTGGGCACAGCTGGGAGGCTTCCTAGAGGAAGCGGCTCTCGAGGTTGGAGTAGAATTGAAGGTATCACACCCCATGGAGCATGTGTGATCATTACCCCTGGTCTAGAGATGAGGCTCCGGGGCTCAGAGGTGGTGAAGTGACCTGCATGAGGGCACAGCTTGGAAAAGGCAGAGAGGGATGTGATCTGGGTCTGGCAGAGACGAGAGCCTGGAGCATTGCGGGCAGCAGGGACTTCACAAAGGCCCAGCTAGGGCCTGctgtggcagggctgggcccagGGATGGGCAGCAGGTGCCTGTCCAGGGCAGCCAAGTGCAGGGAAGGAGCAGGAGCCCAGGCGGCCTCTAGTAAACTTCCCCACGTGTACCTCCCAGTGCCTGCATTGCCCAATGTCctacttgggggtggggggtgccaaGCAGGCATTGCTGGCCTTCATGTTTTatggacaaggaaactgaggctgggaaagTCCGTGGCCATGGTGGTGGCTGGGCGGGTCCACAGTGGCTGGATGTGGCAGTTGGGCAGCTTGTTGCAGCCTCCACTCTCTAACAGGAGCTCAATACTGGGTATACGATGGTGAGAAGCCAGTCCTGGGCCCCGCGCCCCTCTCTGAGCTGGGCCTACTGGGGTCCCTGGTCCACGCCGCCCTGGTCTGGGGCCCCGAGAAGAACAAGATCTACTTCTTCCGAGGCGGAGACTACTGGCGCTTCCACCCCAGCACCCGCCGTGTGGACAGCCCTGTGCCCCGCCGGGCCACCGACTGGCGAGGGGTGCCCTCTGAGATCGACGCTGCCTTCCAGGATGCTGACGGTgcgctgggggtggggtggctgggggaAGCGGGGTGGTGGCTGCATCTCCCACCGGTGGTGGCTGGGCATTAGCTCTCATTGCGGGTCCTCTGCCTGGCGAACTCCTTCTCCACCCCCTCCTCGTGCCAGGGCAGTGCTAGACCCCTGTGctgcagatgaggagactgagggccAGAGAGGTACAAGGACTTGCCGAGGTCCCTTGGTCGTGCCTGTTGAAGTAATAACTGCTGCTTGCTGAGGGCCAATGAGGCTCTGGGCACAGTGCTGAGCTCTGTACATGTCTCATGCGATTTCCCGATGTAGCATCTGTTATGAACCCAGTTTCCAGAAGAGCAAACAGAGATTCAGGTGGTGAGGTACCTAACCGGGTCCACCAAGGTGGACAGAACCAGGACCTCCACCCAGGCAGTCCCTGCTTCTAGCCAAGAGCCACCTGCCTCCTGTGATCTTGAAGCACTAGATCTGGGACTCACAGTCCAGCGCTCTCTCCCGTGTCCCCCCTTTGCTTCTGTGCTCCCCCACATCGGGACCTGCCGGGAGAGCTGTCCTGTAGTGGTCTCGGGCTCCTGGGCTCCAGGTCGCCAGTGTCCCCCATCTGACTCAAGGCACAGGAGAGGTGGTGAGAGGGGCGGGATTTGCTTTCCTGAGGGGCAGGAGTTGGGCCTCCGAGGCTCTGGCCTCTGTCAGTCTGGGTGGTAGCTCAGATCAGACCCTGGGGCAGGCAGAAGGGCTTGCCCAAAGGGAGGTTTTGGAAGGGACACCCTGGGGTCTACAGGTTTCAAGGAACTCAGCAGTGGCCAAGGTCTGCCCACTGGGACTTGCCCCTGTGTCCACCCGCCCCGCCTGACCCTCCTGTCTCCTCAGGCTATGCCTACTTCCTGCGCGGCCGCCTCTACTGGAAGTTTGACCCTGTGAAGGTGAAGGCCCTGGAGGGCTTCCCCCGCCTCGTGGGCCCCGACTTCTTTGGGTGTACCGAGCCTGCCAATACTTTCCGCTAACCATGGCTTGGATGTCCTCAGGGCCCCTAACCCCTGCCAGGACACTGACATCGGCTGGAGACGCTGGCCATCTTTGTGGCTGTGGGCACTTGGTGCGGCACGGAGCCGTGCCtactcgggggtggggggggaggcgGGCACTGCCATCAGGACTGCAGGAAGGGCCGCGCGGGTCGTGGCCACTGCCAGTGACTGCCTCAGACTGGGCAGGGAGGCTCCGGCATTAAGGGTGAGGGTGGCCTCAGGCCAGTTCCACCCAACCTGTGCTGGTCACAGTCAAACCCAGCTGCCTTGGGTCTCTGTCCCCATTCTTCAGAGTAGCACctcagcagggctgggggagTTGGAGCCCTCACTGTCCTGGCTGTGGGGTAACACAGGGTGCTGGCATGTGGGTCCCAGGGCACTGTGCCTTCTGTCTTTTCCTGAGAAGTCAGCTCTGGTAGGTGCTTGGAACTGGCTGCCTTCCAGTTGGTGGTTCTGGAGACCTGTTCCCCAGGATCCAGGGCACAAGGGccaggcagctggggaggggggtgcttcctgccagagaccctgggacctGGAGGCCCCAACATACCTCAATCCTATCACGGGTCAGATCCTCTCCAGCCCTCACCCCACACCAAGCCCTCCAAAGCCATGTAAATGTGTACAGTGTGTataaaggcttttcttttttttttactgaggacTGTCATTAAACATGGTCATTTTCTACCTGCCTGCCTGGGGTGTCTCTGTGACTGCAAGGCCAGGATGGGGGGAGAGCTgggccagggaggtgggaggactGGCTGGGAACCTGCTCTGCCCTGGGAGCCAGGGTtgcagcccaccccacccccaagcccctggTCCTCGGGGCCGGGTGCCCTGCTTAGGGCTCTTCCTCATCTTGCTGGATGCCTGGAGTGGCTTTATAATCTGTTCCCTGCCTCCACAATGGCCCCTCATACCCTCATCCACCAAGTGGTGGTCACTCTTTCTGATCATGCCACGTTCCAGCCCCTATCCTGCCGCTGTCAAGACACAGAACAAAACTCATGGTTACCACCGCCAACCATTCCTAACTCTCCAGGGTCTCCTCGCCTGCCACCCAGCCCCACGCGAATGTTCTTCGGAGTGGCACCTACCACGGCTGCCATTTATCAGATGGAACCATAGGAAATTGTCAGCAGTGGGCCGTTTTTGACCTACTGCAATTGTTCAACCGGATACACGGATGCTTTGATGCTTTCCAGTGTGTCAGGCCCCGCTCCAGCTGTAAGCGCCCCAGGGCAGGGCTGTCTGGCTTCAGTGCACCCGGCTTGTGGTAAGCATAAAGCGCAGAGTTAAGGAGGGAATGGAGAcggtccccccgcccccaccaaccCCAGCACTCAGAGGATGCACCAGCCAAACCAAACACCACCTGGGCCTTGAAATCCTGCCAACCCCATCCCCAAAGCCACAGGAACAGTGTGGGCCCGGAGCTGGGATAGCGGTCCCTGAGCCCTCCTATCCTCTCAGCTGCACTGAGTTCTTGGgccgaggaaactgaggcatatgtGCTTCTGGCCTCCTCCAGGCCTTCAGGCCTCGCCTCGTTCCTCCTCACTGGGCTGAGTTACAGTCCCAGCTGTGAGACTGGGAAGACCACCGCCTGAGTCAGGGCCGCGGTTGCTATTTCTGTCCGTGAGAAATTTTCCCTGGTACCTCCAGTTCGGAGGCGGCCTGGGAGGAAGAGAAACGTGTCGAGACTCCTTTAAGGGGCACGCGGGGGCGCGCTCGGCCTTTTGTTTGGGCGGCAGCGGCGCGCGCGTCAGCGTCAACGCCCGCGCCTGCGCACTGAGTGCGGCCTGGTCGTCGTCTGCTGCGGCGGTGGAGGAGCCCGGCGGCGGCGCAAGTACCTGGCCCGGCTCGGCCAGCCCTTCGCCTCCGGCTTCGGCTTCCCTGGGCTCGGCGCGCCCCGGCCCCGCCTCAGCCCTCCTGACCCTCGCAGCCCGATCGTGGCCGCCCGACTCTGCCGCCGCAATGATGATGATGGCGCTGAGCAAGACCTTCGGGCAGAAGCCTGTCAAGTTCCAGCTGGAAGACGACGGCGAGTTCTACATGATCGGCTCTGAGGTAGCCCGCGGCGCGTCCTCTCTCTTCGGGCCCCGGGCCGGCCTGGTCCCCGCGGGAGCCTCGGGGCGGGTCTGCGCGCCGGGAACGCGCGTCTCCATTCATCGCGGCGGACGGGCGGGCGCGCGCCTGCGCGGCCGGCCAGTGGGGCGTGGTCTGTCTGTGTCTGGGGGCGCGGTTTGACCGGGGCGTGGTTGAGCAGTCCCCAGCCCCGCGCTCGGTTCACCCACCGGTGTTGCGGAGTCCCGGACTCCCCCGGCTGCCAGGGCTGCGGCGTCCCGGGGCCACGGGGCCACGCTGAGTTTCACTGCTCCAGCCGGACACATAGAAACGGGGTGTTATCTCTTGCGACACGTGGGGGGAGATGTTGTACCCCTCACGCGCACCTGTCCCACACTGCTGGAGCTGGGATCCTGAAATCGTATGTTCGAAACACGGGGCTTAGTGAGGGCTCACTCCCTTCGTGTTCGTGAACTTTGAGGTGGGCGGGGAGTTGTTCTGACCTTTGATTACCAGTGAGGAAACAGGTTGGGAGGAGGATACTTGCTTTTGGATGGCTAAGGCCGCAGCCCCCGAGTTAGATCTATCAGCAATTCGGAAGCGCTTGACACTTCGGATATCTTGAACTAACTCTGAGTTAGTACAGGGGAAAGAGCCTTATGCTTTAATCCTTAACTAAAAGTAACTTTTCAGCACTTTGTTGAATCATGTGGTTGACTGACTTTAGGAAAACCCTACAACTGGTTCTTCACTGGTAGTTTATACCAAGTATATTAAGTTTTTCCAGATTGCCTCAAACTAGGCTTTTTGGCAGTCCCaggtctgtgtgtgtacatgcacatacacatatatttttcaattatggATATGCAATTTAGATGTGCAAACACCAAGCAGTAGTGTCTTCCTCATGTAATGAGCTAAGTGCAGATCTTGGAGAGTTAAAGCAGTTACAAATGCCAGCGGTTGCTTCTCCTTGTAGCAGTTTTCAGTATTagacatttcattccttttttttttctttttttcccccacaatgttttttttttccatcacaaTTGAACATAGTGTGAATGAATTAAGCCTCATGATGGTCACACTGAGGCTTCCAGGACTCCCTGTGATTCCTGACTTGTCTGAGTTGTATTGAGTTATGAGACCAGTGTTTTCAGTAGCATCAGAACCTTAGTGTTTCCTTTTTTCACCAGTTTTTGTAAAACACAAGGGGCAGGATGCAACACATTTTTCATGTCATCACAAAAATACTCTTCAAAGCTAGCTGTGCTGAGGAGAGGAGCCAGTGCCTGCCATCTGCCATAGCTCAGAATGGTCCTCATTGGCTGGTGGGCACAAAGGCAGTGGAGGAGTTTCAGTTTGTGATGATGGACAGATTGTTTAAAGAAACCtttacctgggacttccctggtggcgctgtggttaagaatccgcctgccagtgcaggggacatgggtttgagccctggtccaggaatatcccacatgctgcggagcaactaagcccatgagccacaactactgagcctgcgatctagagcctgcgagccacaattactgagctcgtgtgctgcaaaatactgaagcccgcacgcctagagcctgtgctctgcaacaagagaagccaccgcaatgagaagtccatgcaccacaacgaagagtaggccctgctcactgccactagagaaagcctgcacgtagcagcgaagacccagtgcagccaaaaataaattagtagttaatttaagaaaaaaaaagaaagaaagaaacctttaCCTGATCTAACGGGCAGGAAGAGCAGTCAGTTGAGCATTGACCCTGAGTCGGTGGTACTTTTGAAAATCAAGCTTGCATTTATTAGGTGGAGCCCACAGCCAAGTGGGCAGAACGTCAGGAGGCCTGGTTCCAGCTCTGCCTGTGTGTCACTTTTCTCATGTATGTAATGAGATGCTTAGACTAGATGGTCTCTAAGATCTTCCCCTTAGCACATTTTAGATTCTAGACAGCTAACTGCAGTCTTCTCTTTCAGCCCTGTTGAGTGAGAATGTTTGTCCTGAGATACAGTATATAGAGACCacatgggagaagggagaggcagtTTGCTTTCTGGGGCCTGGCTTAACAATCATCAGGCCTTGGGAGGCCTGGGAAGGGTTCAGGGTCAGAGTGCTGTCTACTGATAAGCAGCAGCTCCTCTGACAGCATTGGGTGGATGACCCCCAGGCCCCTTGCCCTTGGCAAACAGGCACCATATTCAGAGAGGTGGGCCCGCCAGAGCAACACCCTCAGCGCCCCCACACACTTGGGTGTAGCAGCCTTGGGAGGGCATCCACAGGTGCAGTGAGCGTGTCACCCTTCTCCTGCCATCTGCAGGCAGCCGTTGTCACCATGCCAGAGTCACTGCTAAGAGGATCCTAGGAAATCCTCATAACCACAGCTTGGTTTTCCATTTGGGAAACCCGGGTCCAGAGGTGGCAAAGGCTGGTTCAGGGAAAACCCAGGAAGGCAGGCCTGGTCTCCTAAGTTCTGAAGGGACCTTGGGAAGGGCCTAGGAGTGTGGGAGGTCTGCAGGACCTGCAAAGTAGTAGTGGGGGCATTACAGTCAGTGTCTTTTCAAAAACCTAATGGAAACTATGTGTTTACCCTTGGACGGTAACCACACTCAAGCCAAATAACTCGCATGGGTCTGTGCCTGCAGTGGGGAGCACCAGTGACCCTGTGGCCACTTTCTCTTGCACTGTTCGGCAGCCCTGGTTGGGCATCATGTAAATCTTTGATTCATGGAAAAtggagaaactttttaaaaataaatatactataatGGGGTAGGTAAGTGGGAAAGTAGTAGAAGTGGTCCTTCGTGGGTGAACCTCACAGCTGATGAACGTCTGacagagaagcagggagacccaGAAAAGGGAAGTGATGCCTGGTCACAGGTGGAGCCAGCACCCAGTCCACCTCCTGTCCCTGGCCATGTGACTCAAGTGTTCGTTTTTGAAAAGTCAGTGAAACAATGGAGTTTCTCTATAAAAACTTTAGGACTAGATTTCTTTTCATCAAGTAAGCCGTACTTCGAGTATTTGGTACAGGCAAACTGAAGCTATTGTTTGGGGCAGTAATGATTTATATAGCAATCTAAGGACTGCTGATAAGTGCATTTTAAACTCTTTGGAAAATTCCTTTGGTATTTCTGGTTTGAGTTTTGTTACTAAACAAAGCAACAAAGGCCATGGGGGAAATTATCCTGCATCTGTCTAAAATTAAAAGACCTTTTTGGTCTTTATTACATCGTAAAAATATCAAAGTCTTAAGATAAAAGAAAGTCAGAGAGGCCTTGCATTTCTGGAAAGTGCCAGAGATCCTTAGTCCAAAATCAGAATCACATCGAGCTGCTTAGTGAGCTCGGGGGGCCTGCGTCCCCAGTGTCTGGTCAGGCCTTTCTGAATTTGGTCCTGTCGTCAGGATGCAGATGTTATTACCCCTGCCAGAGGAACAGATGTAGGCCAGATACGAACTGCTGTTGAACCCCTGATGTCAGCAGAATGTATTTTTACTGCTGCTGGAAGCCTGGCGCCTGGAGGCCTGGGGGCCAAGTCGAGGTGTGTTTGTCTGTCACTCATCCAGCAGAGCCTCTGAGCCAGGGCCCTCCCCTTCCTCGAGGAGCTGCGACCCTCATAATGAGCCTTCTCGCTTTACTCATAGGTGGGAAACTACCTCCGTATGTTCCGAGGTTCTCTGTACAAGAGATACCCCTCGCTCTGGAGGCGACTAGCCACtgtggaagagaggaagaaaatagtTGCATCGTCAcatggtaaaaaaacaaaacctaacacTAAGGGTGCGTCTTCACGAGGGTTTGTAAACCTGTTTCAAAACCACTCGCTTATGTCATGAAGATAAAACGTTTTCACTCCGGAGCGTCTTCACGGCAGCCCTGACCTTAGGGTGGCGGAGTGTCCTGGGGGCCCCCTGGAGCGGGTGGTCCTCCGTCAGGGTCGGTCAGGGTCAGGTGTTGGCAGCGGGCAGTaggtggagggggcggggccagggcggAGAGGGTGTTGTGAAGACCACTGGTCTGAAAACGTTTTAGGAATGCTGTGATGCTCTACCATATGCCGCGGGCGTGTTGCCATCGTCACCCTCCATGCGCCCGGGCGGCGGGGGGCCgccccagccccctctcccctcGGGCTTTCACCGCTTCGCTTCCCAGCGCACATCCATCGTGTGGCACTTGGTTCTGGCAGTCGGTCCGCTGGTGCTCGTGTGCATGTCCCGCTTGGGGCTGTGGGGCGCTGCCACCCGACCCGGGAGGGCGGGCAGAGGGTGCTCCTCACCTCTGAGCTGGGGAGAGGCCCTGTGCCTCTGGGCTTGGTCGAAGCTGCCTTCCCTTTGGCAGGGTTGCCTGGCGGAGCTGGCCCGGGCCTCGTGTGCGTGTGCCTGCGTGCGTGCGCGTCGCCCGTTTGCGTGCGTGTGCCCGTTTGCGTGCGTGTGCCCGTTTGCGTGCGTGTGCCTGCGTCcctgcgtgtgtgcatgtgcgctTTACAGTCTGTCCCGTGCCGGTATGTCTGTAGGCCCTGCGTTGGTC from Globicephala melas chromosome 13, mGloMel1.2, whole genome shotgun sequence carries:
- the MMP11 gene encoding stromelysin-3 — protein: MAGVGAWQPRPSTRGQEAVGGLGISIWMPVSLCQRALLRDGLSLAIDTAGWGQDAHRRHPVRRGPQPWREAPPSSPASAPTAQEAPQPAAGPRPPRCGVPDPLDGPSAHNRQKRFVLSGGRWEKTDLTYRILRFPWQLVREQVRQTVAEALQVWSDVTPLTFTEVHEGHADIMIDFTRYWHGDNLPFDGPGGILAHAFFPKTHREGDVHFDYDETWTIGDNQGTDLLQVAAHEFGHVLGLQHTTAAKALMSPFYTFRYPLSLSPDDRRGIQHLYGRPRLAPTSRPPDLGPGAGVDTNEIAPLEPDAPPDACQVSFDAVATIRGELFFFKAGFVWRLRGGQLQPGYPALASRHWQGLPTSVDAAFEDAQGHIWFFQGAQYWVYDGEKPVLGPAPLSELGLLGSLVHAALVWGPEKNKIYFFRGGDYWRFHPSTRRVDSPVPRRATDWRGVPSEIDAAFQDADGYAYFLRGRLYWKFDPVKVKALEGFPRLVGPDFFGCTEPANTFR